The following proteins are co-located in the Athene noctua chromosome 16, bAthNoc1.hap1.1, whole genome shotgun sequence genome:
- the BCAS4 gene encoding breast carcinoma-amplified sequence 4 isoform X2 yields the protein MSSAGDRRRAAADGMLRPEESPEPRTAAAAEESGARRLGRCLTPPPGEEVKEMEETIEDLLGRLDEFCGITDAIRSDTSEILDETIPLIKDKVMEMNHIYAKVDKLELAFPYGSNFN from the exons ATGAGCTCAGCCGGGGACCGGCGGCGAGCTGCCGCCGACGGGATGCTGCGGCCGGAGGAGTCGCCGGAGCCCcggacggcggcggcggctgagGAGAGCGGGGCGCGGCGGCTCGGCCGCTGCCTGACCCCGCCGCCCGGGGAAGAG gtgaaagaaatggaagagacGATTGAAGACTTGTTGGGGCGGCTGGACGAGTTCTGCGGGATAACGGACGCG ATTAGAAGTGATACATCAGAGATCCTGGATGAGACCATTCCGCTCATTAAAGACAAGGTGATGGAAATGAACCACATCTATGCCAAAGTCGATAAATTAGAG TTGGCTTTCCCTTATGGCTCAAATTTCAACTGA